The DNA segment TCTAATATCCATTTAACGTCTTTTTCGATATTAGAAGCATTTATTACTAGTAAGTAATGGTCTTTTGAGTATCTGTATGCTAAAAGGTCATCAACAACTCCACCATTTTCATTACACATGAATGTATAAACTATTTGTCCATCAACTATAGCTTCTACATCATTTGTAATTAAGTATTGAACACATTCAGTAGCTTGGTTTCCTTTGATTTCTACTTCACCCATGTGTGAAACATCAAATAAACCAACTTTAGTTCTTACATTTTCATGTTCTGGATTTAAGCCTTCAAATTGTACTGAAAGTGCCCATCCAGCATAGTCTACTACTTTTCCACCATATTTTTGGTGCATGTTATAAAGAGCTGTTTTTCTTGATTCTGACATATTAAATCCTCCTTTTCATTGTATAAAAAGTTTTCATTACCTATTTACCCTAGTTTCTTTATAATAACAATAAATATATTAAAAATATATTAAAAAAAGGAATATAAAGACATCACAAATAAGTGCCGTTATATTCCTCTGTTTACTAACCTGAGAGCTTCTACACTCTTTGTGTATTTCTCCTTCGGTGTCGAAAAGTCGATCTCTTCAGAGTCCCATCATATAACGCTCCTTTTGCCTGAAAGTTTCTATAGAAATTTGGCTCTTTTCATATTGCTTCTTCGGCTATCCTTTCAAAAGATATCTCACGCTATAGTCATCTGTTCTATGTTTAGTTTTAATTTCTAATATTTACCCTCAGCCTAAATATTACAATATTTCTTTTAGATTTTCAATGATTGATATTTTATTAACTTATTTATCGTAGCTCCATTTTATTCCATAGATACCAATACTAGCTTCTTCACACCTTCAGTATCTTTTATTTCATCTATAAGTTCTTCTATACTCTTTTTTAAATTATCTTCTTCAAATGTAATACTAACATTTGCAATACCGTTTATAGGTATATCTTGATTAATAGTAAGCACATTTCCACCATTATTAGATATTAATTGTAGTACATTTGATAGTACCCCTTGTAAATGACTTAACAAGAAAGACAATGTAACCTTTTTTCCACCTGATCTCTCTTCTAAAGTAAATACATGATCCTTATACTTATAAAATGTACTTCTACTTATTCCTACGTTTTTTACAGCCTCAGTTATTTCTTTAATTTGCCCTGTTCTTAATAGCTCCTTAGCAATTATAACCTTTTCAAATACATCTGGCAGTATGTTTTTATCTATAACCAAGTACTTACTATCCATATTTATCACCCTTATTAATGTTTTCTATAGATAAATACAAATCTACTTACTTTTTTTATAATTTATTAACTACATAACCTCTATCATCAATATTTAATTCTTTTATATCCCACTTGTTTCCTGTAGAATCTAATAATTTTTGTATTTCTCTTTTTTGTGAAACATCTTTTTCATCTACTGCTACTAATATAGTAGGACCTGAACCACTTAAAAATACGCCTTTACATCCTAGCTTTTCACACCCATCTAGTATTATATCATATCCATCTATTAATGACCCTCTATATTGTTGATGTAATTTATCTTTACTTGCAACTTTAAGTAAGTCAAATTCTCCATTAACAAGTGCACCCATCATAAGAGCTACTCTCCCTACATTAAATACGGCATCTCCATGAGGAACTACTGTAGGAAGTACAGATCTTGACACTTTAGTTGAAAGCTTAAAGTCAGGTATTAAGGCATAGAATTTAATACCACTTGCTAGTTTCATTTTACTATAAAATACTTGATTGTCCTCATATATAGAAACTACTAGTCCACCAAATAACGCTGGAGCTACATTATCAGGATGTCCTTCTATCTCAGTAGCTAGTTCAAGTATTTCATGATCTTTTAATATTCCACCTGAAAGTTCATTTGCTCCTATTATTCCACCTAGTATACAAGTAGAACTACTTCCTAGTCCTCTTGAAACAGGCACTTGAGTATCCATAGTTATTTTTATGCCTTTAGGTTTATATCCTGTTTTTTCAAAGCATTTCTGCATTGAAGTATATACTAGATTCTCTTCACCTGCATATTTTTCTTCGCATCCTTCTATTATTAATCCTTCTTCTATTTCTTCTATATAAAACTTATTATATATGTTCAAAGCAATACCAAGACAATCAAACCCAGGTCCTATATTAGCACTTGTAGCAGGTATCATTATTTCTATCATTACTTATCACCTATATTCCTAATAAATTTTTTATACTTTCTTTTATTTCATCTTTATCACAAACTCTGTCGTGTAATATTTCTTTATTTTCTAACCCTTTTATTGGTAGAGGAATATTTAAGTTACCTTTTTCAGATAATTTATAAATAAGTTGAAAATCATTATAATCATCAGTTTCTAGTCCTAACGCATCACAAACACTTCTTGTAAACTTAAACGGACTAGCTGTAGATGCTATTAAAGTTTGAGTCTTATCTCCTATTTCTTTAACATATTTTTCATATACAGAATATGCAACTGCTGTATGAGTATCAATGATATATTTAGTATCTTCATATACTTTCTTAATTGCTTCATAAGTTTCTTCTTCAGTTGCAAAGTTACCATAAAAATCAGATAGCTTTTCTCTCATTTCTTCAGAAATAGTATAAATTCCTTCTTCAGTTAATCTATTCATCATTTCTTTTACTATTCCATCATTGTTATTACTTATTTCATATAAAAATCTTTCAAGATTACTTGAAATTAATATATCCATTGAAGGGGATACAGTAAGTTTAAGTTCTCTTTTCCTATCGTATTTTCCTGTATTTATAAAGTCACAAAGTACGTTATTTTCATTAGAAGCACATATAAATTTATTTATAGGTAATCCCATTTTTTTAGCATAATATGCTGCTAATATATTTCCGAAGTTTCCAGTTGGAACAACTACATTTATTTTTTCTCCTTTTTTTATTGCTGATTTTTTAACTAAATTTAGATATCCATAGAAATAATAAACAACTTGAGGCACTAATCTTCCTATATTTATTGAATTAGCTGATGAAAGATCAAACCCTTTATTTTCTAGCTCTTTATTAAAATCTATATTGTTAAATGCTTCTTTCACTCCATTTTGAGCATCATCAAAGTTTCCTTTTATACCTACAACATACGTATTACTTCCTTCTTGAGTTATCATTTGTCTTTTTTGTACTTCACTTACACCCTTTTCTGGATAGAACACTATTATCTTTGTTCCTTCAACATCTTTAAATCCTTCTAATGCAGCTTTTCCTGTATCTCCAGAAGTTGCTGTTAATATAACAACTTCTTTTGAATGATTTAACTTTTTCATTGAAGTTTTTAATAGATAAGGAAGTATTGATAATGCCATATCTTTAAAAGCCAAAGTAGGTCCATGATAAAGTTCTAGAAAATGAGTGTCACCTTTACTTTCTACTGGAGCTATAAGTTGTGTATCAAATTTATCATCATAGGCTCCGTTTACACATTCCAAAAGCTCTTCTTTATCAAACTCTGGAAAAAATTTATTTATTATATAAAAAGCTAAATCATTATAGCTCATCTCTAAAAGTTCTGACAATGTTTTATCTATATTAGGAAAATGAGAAGGTACATATAACCCTCCATCATCTGCTATCCCCTTTACTATAGCTTCTAAACTAGAAACTATTTTCTTATCTCCTCTTGTACTTCTATAGTATAAACTCATTTTATTCCCCCCCTAAGGTTTAATGCTTCAAAAACTAAAGCTAAAATATCGTCATTTTACAAATTTATATTATATTAAAATATTTAATTAAAAAGGACTAAAATCCCTTTATTTATAATAAGTTTTTTATTACTGCTTATAATTTTTTTAAATAAATTTTTATATTATTGCTCTAAGTTTAAGTTACTTTCAATTCTCTTATAATCAGTATCCTAGCCTTTTATAAGTCTATCTATTTTCACTTAATTTTATAAAATTAGCAAAAAATATAAAAATTTATAAAAATATTTTGAACAATCTATTTTATTAATCATATTTATATGATATAATGTTTTTCATTGGAATACAAGTGTTTTTTATTCGACTACACGTTTAATATATCTAAGTTAAAATAAAAAATCAACTTACGGGTATTGTTAGTGAGATTATTATAAAAATAATGGTTAAAAGGGGAGAGCGGTATTA comes from the Gottschalkia purinilytica genome and includes:
- the thrB gene encoding homoserine kinase, which encodes MIEIMIPATSANIGPGFDCLGIALNIYNKFYIEEIEEGLIIEGCEEKYAGEENLVYTSMQKCFEKTGYKPKGIKITMDTQVPVSRGLGSSSTCILGGIIGANELSGGILKDHEILELATEIEGHPDNVAPALFGGLVVSIYEDNQVFYSKMKLASGIKFYALIPDFKLSTKVSRSVLPTVVPHGDAVFNVGRVALMMGALVNGEFDLLKVASKDKLHQQYRGSLIDGYDIILDGCEKLGCKGVFLSGSGPTILVAVDEKDVSQKREIQKLLDSTGNKWDIKELNIDDRGYVVNKL
- the thrC gene encoding threonine synthase, encoding MSLYYRSTRGDKKIVSSLEAIVKGIADDGGLYVPSHFPNIDKTLSELLEMSYNDLAFYIINKFFPEFDKEELLECVNGAYDDKFDTQLIAPVESKGDTHFLELYHGPTLAFKDMALSILPYLLKTSMKKLNHSKEVVILTATSGDTGKAALEGFKDVEGTKIIVFYPEKGVSEVQKRQMITQEGSNTYVVGIKGNFDDAQNGVKEAFNNIDFNKELENKGFDLSSANSINIGRLVPQVVYYFYGYLNLVKKSAIKKGEKINVVVPTGNFGNILAAYYAKKMGLPINKFICASNENNVLCDFINTGKYDRKRELKLTVSPSMDILISSNLERFLYEISNNNDGIVKEMMNRLTEEGIYTISEEMREKLSDFYGNFATEEETYEAIKKVYEDTKYIIDTHTAVAYSVYEKYVKEIGDKTQTLIASTASPFKFTRSVCDALGLETDDYNDFQLIYKLSEKGNLNIPLPIKGLENKEILHDRVCDKDEIKESIKNLLGI
- a CDS encoding ACT domain-containing protein, with the protein product MDSKYLVIDKNILPDVFEKVIIAKELLRTGQIKEITEAVKNVGISRSTFYKYKDHVFTLEERSGGKKVTLSFLLSHLQGVLSNVLQLISNNGGNVLTINQDIPINGIANVSITFEEDNLKKSIEELIDEIKDTEGVKKLVLVSME